The Seriola aureovittata isolate HTS-2021-v1 ecotype China chromosome 2, ASM2101889v1, whole genome shotgun sequence genome has a segment encoding these proteins:
- the LOC130185698 gene encoding protein Wnt-2b-A-like: MKGRNMFCLMRSGGVSDSSRAMGIRHGTRIQHHSKPISKIYFIFILLLLIFTPRVDSSWWYIGALGARVICDNIPGLVNKQRQLCQRHPDLMQSIGEGAKEWIKECQHQFRHHRWNCSTLDRDHTVFGRVMLRSSREAAFVYAISSAGVVYAITRACSQGELKICNCDSHKRGRASDDRGNFDWGGCSDNINYGIKFAKAFVDARERMVKDARALMNLHNNRCGRMAVKRFMKLECKCHGVSGSCSLRTCWLAMSDFRRTGDYLRKKYNTAIEVTMNQDGTGFMVADKDFKGSTKNELVYVETSPDYCLMDRAAGSLGTAGRVCNKSSRGTDGCEVMCCGRGYDTMRVKRVTKCECKFKWCCAVECKDCEDLVDVHTCKPHKRPDWLDIT; this comes from the exons ATGAAAGgcagaaacatgttttgtctGATGAGATCTGGAGGCGTATCAGACAGCAGCAGGGCTATGGGGATCAGACATGGGACAAGAATACAACATCACTCCAAACCCATCTCTAAGATAtacttcatttttattctgcttCTGCTCATTTTCACACCGAGAGTGGATTCATCGTGGTG GTACATCGGAGCACTGGGAGCAAGGGTGATCTGTGACAACATTCCCGGCCTGGTGAACAAGCAGCGGCAGCTCTGCCAGCGACATCCGGACCTGATGCAGTCCATCGGAGAGGGAGCCAAAGAGTGGATCAAAGAGTGCCAGCACCAGTTCAGACATCACCGCTGGAACTGCAGCACGCTGGACCGGGACCACACTGTGTTTGGCAGGGTGATGCTGCGAA GCAGCCGAGAGGCAGCGTTCGTGTACGCAATTTCCTCAGCAGGAGTGGTCTACGCCATAACCAGGGCTTGCAGTCAGGGGGAGCTTAAGATCTGTAACTGCGACAGCCACAAGCGGGGGCGAGCTAGCGACGATAGGGGCAATTTTGACTGGGGCGGATGCAGTGACAACATCAACTACGGCATAAAGTTTGCCAAGGCCTTCGTAGATGCTCGGGAGAGGATGGTGAAAGATGCCCGGGCGTTGATGAACCTGCACAACAACCGGTGTGGTCGGATG GCAGTGAAGCGCTTTATGAAGCTGGAGTGCAAGTGTCACGGGGTCAGTGGCTCCTGTTCTCTGAGAACCTGCTGGCTGGCTATGTCTGACTTCAGGCGAACTGGAGACTACCTACGCAAGAAGTACAACACAGCCATCGAGGTGACCATGAACCAGGACGGGACGGGTTTTATGGTGGCTGACAAGGACTTCAAGGGAAGCACCAAGAATGAGTTGGTATACGTCGAGACCTCACCAGATTACTGTCTCATGGACCGTGCAGCag GCTCCTTGGGCACAGCGGGCAGAGTGTGCAACAAGTCGTCGAGAGGCACAGACGGCTGTGAGGTCATGTGCTGTGGGCGGGGCTACGACACCATGCGAGTCAAACGCGTCACCAAGTGTGAGTGCAAATTCAAGTGGTGCTGCGCCGTGGAGTGCAAAGACTGTGAGGACCTGGTGGACGTTCACACCTGCAAGCCCCACAAGCGACCTGACTGGCTGGACATAACTTAA
- the LOC130185690 gene encoding CTTNBP2 N-terminal-like protein, with amino-acid sequence MLEFSKTPEGHMKSKLNMESLSKPELLMLFSILEGELEARDLVIDALKAQRKELFIQERYGKYNLSDPFLALQRDSEAMGGQNKDPGCSSSSVSNPLVVLKLVVSHCRRMQEKMLAQLAAAESRHRRVIADLEEEKRRHAEDTAEGDDVTYILEKERERLQQQLEFERSQVRRLEKEQRRITDQLEEERAQHKQLSCALAKECKWASARALEEGHRLTELSRKLDKEKEACQALKKELEDERRRALRMEARVEEQLAEFDTEREQLRSRLKKEEAHCCQLQQQVEELKRNLEEVNMTRATAPAEAAGKEWATKVPPGKTTLDTMKVEDIEEDSNQPPAQPKVNGHHCPLETNGHHGPNNALSEKICLQNGNENPSVHQTQMSISSCNAAPSALPPPSPCASPVLAKRPPGSPSPGSYQSPYQAGINQRFHAARHKFQGTTDPEPQSQATPPALPLSPKDLSPVTSTSSQEASPVKQMARSTVTQVLSRFTTVQQSATPKLVTPNNSPFGTDYRSLAAPLSPIIGRAAAALPQGIRSPTIPRADRGNPPPIPPKKPGLAQAPPSPAAVPRSASHFSDSPLSGSCGLTSNQEGVKELDVVVSSN; translated from the exons GCCCAGCGTAAAGAGCTGTTTATACAGGAGCGCTATGGCAAGTACAACCTCAGCGACCCCTTCCTGGCCTTGCAGAGAGACAGCGAGGCTATGGGAGGCCAAAACAAGGATCCTGgctgttcctcttcctctgtctccaaCCCTCTGGTGGTTCTCAAACTGGTGGTGAGCCACTGCAGGAGGATGCAAGAGAAGATGTTGGCCCAGctggctgcagcagagagcaggcACAGAAGG GTCATTGCAGAtctggaggaggaaaagaggaggcaCGCTGAGGACACAGCAGAGGGAGATGATGTCACTTACATcctggagaaggagagggagcgCTTACAACAACAG CTGGAATTCGAGCGCAGCCAGGTCCGGCGGTTGGAGAAAGAACAGCGGCGGATTACTGACCAGCTAGAAGAAGAACGGGCCCAGCACAAGCAGCTCTCCTGCGCTTTGGCCAAAGAATGCAAGTGGGCAAGTGCCAGAGCTCTGGAGGAGGGTCACCGGCTGACTGAGCTGAGCCGCAAACTGGACAAG GAAAAGGAGGCTTGTCAGGCCCTGAAGAAGGAGctagaggatgagaggaggcgAGCCCTTAGGATGGAGGCAAGGGTGGAGGAGCAGCTTGCTGAGTTTGACACAGAGCGAGAGCAACTCCGCTCACGTTTGAAGAAGGAGGAAGCTCACTGTTgtcagctacagcagcag GTAGAAGAGCTGAAGAGGAACCTGGAGGAGGTGAATATGACGAGAGCTACAGCtccagcagaggcagcaggaaaGGAGTGGGCCACAAAAGTTCCTCCGGGAAAGACCACACTAGACACTATGAAGGTGGAGGACATTGAGGAAGACAGTAACCAGCCACCTGCGCAACCAAAAGTCAACGGTCACCACTGTCCCCTGGAGACCAACGGGCACCATGGTCCAAACAACGCCCTCTCAGAGAAGATTTGCCTACAGAATGGGAATGAAAATCCCTCAGTTCATCAGACCCAGATGTCAATCTCCTCCTGCAATGCCGCCCCCTCcgctctccctcccccctccccctgtgCCTCGCCCGTTCTTGCCAAACGCCCACCAGGCAGCCCGAGTCCTGGTAGCTACCAGTCTCCCTACCAAGCCGGGATCAACCAGCGCTTCCACGCTGCTCGCCATAAGTTCCAGGGTACCACTGACCCAGAACCTCAGTCCCAGGCCACGCcgcctgctctccctctctcaccaaAGGACCTCTCCCCTGTGACCAGCACCTCCTCCCAAGAAGCCAGCCCAGTCAAGCAGATGGCCCGGAGCACGGTCACTCAAGTCCTGTCTCGCTTCACCACCGTCCAGCAGAGCGCCACACCGAAGCTTGTGACACCAAACAATTCCCCCTTTGGAACAGACTACCGCAGCCTGGCGGCGCCCTTGTCTCCCATCATAGGAAGGGCCGCAGCAGCTCTTCCACAGGGGATCAGATCACCCACCATCCCCAGGGCAGACAGGGGCAATCCTCCACCAATCCCCCCCAAGAAGCCTGGTCTGGCGCAGGCTCCTCCCTCTCCGGCTGCGGTGCCCAGGTCTGCCAGTCATTTCTCTGACAGCCCCCTCTCAGGCAGCTGTGGCCTCACCTCCAACCAGGAGGGAGTCAAAGAACTGGACGTGGTGGTTTCATCTAATTAA